The following nucleotide sequence is from Bactrocera oleae isolate idBacOlea1 chromosome 2, idBacOlea1, whole genome shotgun sequence.
TACACGATTCACGTAGTGAACGCTCTTGATCAGTCCGTGAGCCCTATAAACAAGTGAGaaagttaaactttttatacacaacattaatataataaataataaatacttactTTAAAATGCTGATCTCGGTATGAGCTTAAGTCTACTGATCCCGCTGACATATCTTATGTTgagaattttatttcaataagtttttgcggtaaatatttgtttacgatTGTAAAATAGTCGGCACCTTCCAATGAAGAAACGTCAGTTTCTACTGAAATGTCAAATTGCATTTTAGCGTTATGGATAGTTCACAATAAACTTGAACTAcgataagaaaaattaatatagtgaGCTTAGTTGCTTGCCAAACATAAATTAGTACACCaacgaattaaataaattacactATACCAGGGAAGGATTATAATAAttagaattatttaattattggaATAAATATGGAGCTAAAATACCCACGCAGTTATAGATATTAATGATGTGCAGGTAGAAACGGATGAAATGTCACAATTGCTGCTGGAAATTATGGATAAATTTCATCTCGCAAAGATCATctaaagatatataatatatcaaaaaaaagtgcaaaacgAATAAGACAGAAGTTGAAAAATCAAGGTGCGATATTGTCATTAATCATGCTCAGTAGAATGGATGGTAGTGCAGAATTAACAGAGACACAACATAAGAAATATCAAAAGCTGGCTAGTGAATACTCAAAAGTACGCCCCTACACACAAATAATTCgtttaactaaattaatttacatttttacttcATTTACTGAAGCTGCGAGCACGGGCTGGTGTACTTCGAAATGCTGTTTTGGATGAACAATCAAAAGGAGAAAGTTTACGTGAACAACTACGACAAAGTGAAACTGCACTCCGTCGATCTGAGCAGGAAGTCGATTCATTAGGTTTTCGTAATAGGCAACTCGAGCACAGAGTCGCGGCTCTTCAAGATGAAATTGCAAAAAGGGAGGGACGTACTAAAACTGACAAAGAATATGTACGAAAACTTTCAATAGCTGGAAAAGGGCATGTTCTTGGAGCAGCTGGGGAAGAGGATATGGGACAAGATGCTCTAATTTTCGAAGAACTACAAAAGAAAATCATGGAAAATGCAGAATTAACTACAATGGTTATCTTAGTGTCTTTTTTTATCACATATAATTgatattattaatgtttttcattcAAGGTTGACGACAAGGAACATGAGCTACAAATTCATGGTGAACGCTTgctgaatttgcaaaaaatgataGAAAAGCGAAACACAGAATTCACAGAGACCGAAAAGAGTTTCCGCCGAGATTTTGAAGTATTGCAGAAGAGAAACGCAGAGCTCGAAAGTAAGCTCGTTGACGCAATTAGTATGGTAAAAGTGAGAACAGTGTGCATTTATATGTGTAACTGACATTATATATTCTTGCAGTTAGGTAGTGAGGATGCTCTGAGTGCTACTGGTAGTGATCATACACCATTACATGTTGCTGCGCAGCATCATGATCAATCAACATTGTCTACAACATCAGTACCAACAGCTGAAGAACGTATTTGCAGTCTAGAAAAAGAAATGGTTCACTGGCGGACacaatatgaaattttaaaaattaatgaagctGTAATGCTAAACGACACAAAAAATGGattgtatgaaaataatattacatgCTCGTCAGCTATTGTTCCAGAGTATAGCAATTGTAGCTGTAGCAGTACAGCAGCTGGTTTGATGGTTAAATCTAGCTCAACGGAAGTAAAAaggtatttaaaacttgtaataCAACCTTTTAAtgttgaatacaaaaaaaaaacatattttcttttatgcgtgttaatgaaaataatttataaatgataGCTCACGCGACTCAAATAAAGAACCAACATTACCGCCCACAAAAGAACAACttctttataacaatttttgccaaaaatttgaACATCTTTTGAAATCTAAGTACTTGGCTGAATCTCGAATGTTTTCATACGAAACGGAAGTGGAACATCTTCAAATATGTTTGGAAAATGCGACGCATGAGTTAAATTCAAAGGATGAACAGATAGAAAGCATAAATCAGGCATTAAAAATGCTAGAGGAGGATTTGgtagtaattatttttatttaagaaaataaccATATATTAATAAGGTGTTTTTAATTAGGCTACCACACGCATTAATTATGAAGAACAAATCAGTGTGCTTACGGAACAGGTAATTAACTTAAGTGAGCAGCTAGCCGCGTCAAAATAGAAGCAATTGCTTTGAAATCGTTTGGCACATAGCTAATTTAACTCGCAAATAAACACCGTTCAAAGATTAAacaataattgtaaacttttcgAAGATAGATACCATACTTGAATATTGTAACGTGCGCAAGTATATATGATcgtattttaattaacttagtATACCGTAATGGTTGATCATTTAGTTATCTTAAAATAACAACATGTTTTCTTGAATGTTAATACAGTGACTACTCTAGATCCCTCGAACGATTCCTAAATACACATTGTGTATCTTGTAAaactttgtaaattaaaaaagcatatatttaataacaaccggaataatttatattactatatgtgtaACTTTATAACATTTATAAGAATTGATAAATGGCAATATATATGACATTTATGAAAAcagaataaaaatcaatttgacATCGATATTTTCATAGTTACTTCTAATCTAATTTGACAGAAAAAGAGGAGCCGCATGAACAACCGTGCTCCGCCTGTGGATTAGCTAGTATTCGAAAACCAGATCTGATTAATTCCGTATGATAGTCGACAGTAGCACCAGAGCAGTACTCTAAAGATAGATTATCAATAACAACTTTTGCATTTCCCTCGCCGAAAACAACATCatcattttttaatttggtgtccaaatcaaatttgtattgaaaaccaGAGCAACCCCCACCTTCTACAGTTATACGCAGAAATGCTTTACCATTTTCTGAAATTTCCTGTAGCCGTTTAATACAAGAATTACTAATCACTAGCTCCGCATCGCCTGAAGGAGGCTTTGAATCTTCAGAGGCGATCTTCGGGTTAACATCAGTTTTCATCGTAGATAAGTTTTGTAATGCGTTACGCGTAAATACAGATATTTGTCTATAAAACATTTCATATAAGTGAAATACAGTTGCAATTAACCTTCTTTTTACCTGTGTCGCATAGGACTAATCCAGTTTCGTAATACAAAAGCCATTTGTTAATCGTTCCACACTTGTaaagtttatatttatgaattatacagatttttaatttcaattgttaataATTTCCTATGTTAAACGAAAATGaagtcaaaacaaaacttgcatAATCACACTGAACACCCTGCTTAACAACAGCTGTTTTAATAAAGAATccaaacaataaatattgaataaagaGAAAACTAGAAGAATTTTACAATTTCGAATAGCCTTGCTGACATATCCACGTgcatgaaatatttgaaaacaaaataaagttagTATTTAGTTCattatagtgaatataaaaaataataattacaaagaTGGCAAGAAGGCCTGAACATTTGGCACCACCTGAGATTGTAAGAGCATTTCGTAATTTCACAGCTAAGTACTAACTTTTTCCTAAACCTTGCAGTTCTACAATGATGATGAAGCTAAAAAATACTCTACCAAGTAGGTGCAATGGAATGCAGgagtattatattaataatttatattcctatatttgtaaatttaatatttcttaaagcACACGGATAATAGAAATTCAAATTGAGATGGCAGAGAGAGCCTATGAATTACTTACCCTAAATGAAGATGAGCAGTGTTTGATACTGGATATTGGTTGTGGCTCTGGTCTATCGGGAAGTGTGTTAGAGGACAATGACCACATTTGGGTTGGTGTTGACATATCTAAATCAATGTTAGACATAGCTGTTGAACGTGATGTAGCTGGAGATCTTGTGTTGGCAGATATGGGAGACGGTATGGCATTCAGGCCTGGTACCTTCGATGGCGCCATATCGATATCTGCCTTACAATGGTTGTGTAATGCGGATAAAAGTACACATAAACCCCATAAAAGGTTATATAAATTCTTTTCAACTTTATTCTCCTGTTTGACACGTACAGCCCGTGCTGTATTTCAATTTTACCCGGAAAATGCAGACCAAATTGAAATGGTCACCTCACAAGCCATGAAAGCTGGATTTTATGGCGGCTTAGTGGTGGATTATCCCAATTCTACCAAAGCAAAGAAGTATTTTCTAGTATTGATGACGGGTGGTACTACACCGATGCCAAAAGCGTTAGGTAAGTAAATATTGCGATTGCGAAAGTTTTGAATCTAatgctaattttaaatttcaggaTCGGAGGAAGaagaaaaacgaataaattatattaaaaagcgTGATATGTGTCGAGAAGCTCGAGGTAAACCGATGAAGAAATCAAGAGAGTGGATATTAGCTAAAAAAGAACGTAGGCGACGCCAGGGGCGTGACACCCGACCAGACACAAAATATACGGGAAGAAAACGTAGCGGAAAATTTTAGTTCGAAAGATCAAAATAagctattatttatattataatttacctAAATTAGCAACCCTTTCTTTACAATTCTAcgtttaaaataataacaaaatcttCGAAACatacagtaaaaaattttacattgccACTTATACATTTCTTTATCACAATTACGTTTCAGCAGGAGGGGATTTGGTACCAATGTTTCGCTCTGAAGAAGCTCGAATGGCTCGCTCTTTTGGTGCATCTAGTGATGATTCAGTGTAGAATATTGCATACATTGCCACCACTATGAACACAAAACCGAATAGTACCATTTCGTTTTGTAAAGCTAGTACATGATTGCGGCGATGTGTTTGATTTCGATCAAATCGCGCTTTAGCATCTTTTCGTCTTTGGAAAGATTTTCCGTAGTGTGCGCGGGACCATTCATCA
It contains:
- the LOC106615942 gene encoding 18S rRNA (guanine-N(7))-methyltransferase, yielding MARRPEHLAPPEIFYNDDEAKKYSTNTRIIEIQIEMAERAYELLTLNEDEQCLILDIGCGSGLSGSVLEDNDHIWVGVDISKSMLDIAVERDVAGDLVLADMGDGMAFRPGTFDGAISISALQWLCNADKSTHKPHKRLYKFFSTLFSCLTRTARAVFQFYPENADQIEMVTSQAMKAGFYGGLVVDYPNSTKAKKYFLVLMTGGTTPMPKALGSEEEEKRINYIKKRDMCREARGKPMKKSREWILAKKERRRRQGRDTRPDTKYTGRKRSGKF
- the LOC106615945 gene encoding iron-sulfur cluster assembly 2 homolog, mitochondrial, with the protein product MAFVLRNWISPMRHRQISVFTRNALQNLSTMKTDVNPKIASEDSKPPSGDAELVISNSCIKRLQEISENGKAFLRITVEGGGCSGFQYKFDLDTKLKNDDVVFGEGNAKVVIDNLSLEYCSGATVDYHTELIRSGFRILANPQAEHGCSCGSSFSVKLD